The Microvirga thermotolerans sequence GAGATCGACGAGGCGCCGCCAGGTCCTCACGCCGCGGCCCTCACCCCATCGCCCTTCCCCGCAGGGCCTCACAGGCCCGCAGGATCGCCTCCGGCGTCGCCGGCGCGTCGAGGGGAACGGGCTTCGACGGATCGAGCGCGTGGACCGCGTCCGCGAGCGCGCAGAACATGCTGTTGGCCAGCATGAGCGGCGGCTCGCCCACCGCCTTCGAGCGGTAGACCGTCGCCTCGCGGTTGGCGTTGGGATAGAGCGACACGCGGAAATCGGCGGGGACGTCCGAAGCGACGGGGATCTTGTAGGTGGAGGGCGCATGGGTCAGGAGGCGCCCTTCCCGGTCGAAGACCAGTTCCTCCGTGGTCAGCCATCCCATGCCCTGCACGAAGCCGCCCTCGATCTGGCCGATGTCGATGGCCGGGTTCAGGGAACGCCCCACGTCGTGGAGGATGTCGGCCCGCAGGAGGCGGTTCTCGCCGGTGAGGGTGTCGACGATCACCTCCGCACAGGCCGCCCCGTAGGCGAAGTAGAAGAACGGGCGGCCGGTGGCCTTCTCCCGGTTCCAGGTGATCTTCGGCGTCTTGTAGTGCCCGGCCTCCGACAGGGGAATGCGCGCGAGCACGCATTTCTTCGCGAGTTCCGTGAAGGTGAGGCTCTCGTTGCCGGCGAACACGCGGTCGTCGCGGAACTCGACCTGCTCCGGGCTCACCCCGTAGAGCTCCGCCGCGTGCGCCGCCATGCGCCGCCGGATCGCGCCCGCCGCGATGCGGGCGGCCATGCCATTGAGGTCGGAGCCGGAGGAGGCCGCGGTCGGCGAGGTGTTGGGCACCTTCGCCGTCGTCGTCGCGGTGATCCGCACCCGCTCCATGGAGATGCCGAACTCCTCGGCCACCACCTGCGCCACCTTCACGTAGAGGCCCTGCCCCATTTCGGTGCCGCCGTGGTTCAGGTGCACGGAGCCGTCCTGATAGACGTGCACGAGCGCGCCCGCCTGGTTGAGATGGGTGAGCGTGAAGCTGATGCCGAACTTCACCGGCGTGAGCGCGATCCCCCGCTTCATGACCGGCGAGGAGGCGTTGAACGCCGCGATCTCCTCGCGCCGCGCCCGGTAGGCGGAGGTCTCCTCGAGCCGGCGCACGAGGTTCGTCAGGATGTCGGTTTCCTCCACCTCCATGCCGTAGGGCGTGAGGTTGCGTCCGGGGGCATAGAAGTTGGCGTAGCGCACGTCGAGCGGGTCGCGCCCGGTCGCCCAGGCGATCCGGTCCATGACGTGCTCGATGGCGAGCATCCCCTGCGGCCCGCCGAAGCCGCGGAAGGCCGTGTTGGAAACCGTGTTGGTCTTGAGCCGCTTCGACGCGATGCGCGCGGCCGGTATCCAATAGGCGTTGTCGGCATGGAACATCGCACGGTCGACGACGCCGCCGGACAGGTCCGCGGAATAGCCGCAGCGCGCGAGGAGGTCCACCGCGTAGCCCGCGATCCGGCCCTCCTCGTCGAAGCCCACCCGCCAGTCGCAGCGGAAGTCGTGCCGCTTGCCGGTGAGGACGAAGTCGTCGTCCCGGTCGAGGCGCAGCTTGCAGGGCCGCCCCGTGACGCGCGCGGCGAGCGCCGCCGTCACGGCCCATTGCGTCGCCTGGCTTTCCTTGCCGCCGAAGCCGCCGCCCATGCGGCGCGTCTCGCAGGTCACGTAGGCATCGGGCAGGCCGAGCACGCGCGCCACCACGTGCTGCACCTCGGTGGGATGCTGCGTGGAGGAATAGACGTGGATATCGCCGTCCTCGCCGGGCACGGCGAGCGCCACCTGCCCTTCCAGATAGAAGTGCTCCTGGCCGCCGATGCGGAAACAGCCTTCGAGCCGGCGCGGCGCCTGGGCGATGGCCGCATCCGCATCGCCGCGGCCGAAGGCGTAGTCCGGCATCACCGTCTCGCCGCGCGCCAGCGCATCCTCGACGGTGACGCTCGGCGTCTCCGCCTCGATCTCCACCACCGCGCGGCGTGCGGCGCGGCGCGCCGCCTCGCGGGTCGTGGCGACCACGGCGAACAGGGCCTGGCCGTGGAAGCTCACTTCGGTTTCGGCGAAGAGCGGATCGTCCCCGAAGGCGGGAGAGACGTCGTTCTTTCCCGGAACGTCCCTCGCGGTCAGGACGGCCACCACGCCGGGCTCGGACCGCACCGCCGACAGGTCGAGGGCAACGAGCCTTCCCCGCGCCTTCGGCGACTGGCCGATGGCGATGTGGAGCGTCCCGTCCGGCTCGCGGATGTCGTCGATGTACTGGGCGAGGCCCTGCACGTGCTTGAATCCGGAATCGTGCGGCAGGGGCCGGTGCACATGGCGAAGCGCCTCCGCCTGCCCCTCGCCCTCCCGCAGGGAGGAGATAGGCGATGCGCCGTCCATCTTGATCATCTCGCCCATCGCCCTACTCCGCCGCTTCCATCGCCTCGCGAACGCCGACGATCCGCGTGGCACGGGTCGCGCCGGAGGCCACTTCGCTCAGCGCCTTGAAGAGGAGATTGCGGGCCACCGTCGAGCGATAGGCGGCCGAAGCCCGGTGATCGGTCATCGGCTGATAGTCCCGCCCCAGCGCCGCCATCGCCTCGCCCCAGGAGCCCGGATCGTCGAGGGAGATTCCCGCGAGCGCCCGCTCCGCTTCCGCCGCGCGCTTGGGCGTGCCCGCCATGCCGCCGAAGGCGATCCGCGCCCCCGCGATGCGGCGACCGTCGAGCGTGAAGCGGAAGGCCCCCATCACCGCCGAGATGTCCTCGTCGAACCGCTTCGAGACCTTGAAGGCGCGGAACGCCTGGCCGGGCCCGAGCTTCGGCACCAGCACGCGGCGCACGTATTCGCCCGGCGCCCGGTCCTGCCGCCGGTAGGCAATGAAGAAGCTTTCCAGGGGAAGGGTGCGGGTTGCGCCGCCGCCGCGCAGCTCGAGCGTTGCTCCGAGAGCGATCAGGGCCGGCGCGAGATCGCCGATGGGCGAGCCGTTGGCGATGTTGCCGCCGACGGTGCCAGAGGCGCGGATCTGCGCCGAGCCGAACCGGCGCACGAGTTCGCCGAGATCGGGGTCGATGCGGGCAAGGCTCCGGTGCGCCTCCGCATGGGTCACGGTCGCGCCGAGCGAAAGGAGGTCGGCGCCGTCCTCGATCCGGTCGAGATCCGCCACGCGCCCGAGCCAGATGACCTTGTCGAGGTCCGCCAGGGCCTTGGTGACCCACAGGCCCACGTCCGTGCTGCCGGCCACGAGCGTGGCGTCGGGATGGCGGGCGTAGAGCGCGGCAAGGGAATCCTCGGTCGCCGGCGCGGCGAAGAACCGGGTCTCGTCGCCGACGAACACGTCGCGCCCGTCCGCCATCGCGGCCAGGGCTTCCGCCGTGTCCGCGTCTGCGGCCGAAAACGCATCGGCAGGCGCGCCGTCGCAGGCCCTGAGCGCCGCGTCGACGATGGGGCGGTAGCCCGTGCAGCGGCAGAGATTGCCGGCAAGCGCATCGTTGACGTTCTCGCGGGTCAGCGGGCGCTCGCCCTCGTGATAGAGGGCGAAGAGGCTCATGACGATGCCCGGCGTGCAGAAGCCGCACTGCGAAGCATGGCTCTCCGCCATCGCCGCCTGAACGGGATGCAGCCGGCCACCGGCGGCGAGATCCTCGACCGTCACGACCTCGGCGCCGTCCACCTGGCCGAGCAGGAGAATGCAGGCGTTGACCGGCTCGTAATGCACCCGGCCGCCGCGGAGCCGGCCGAGCGTGACGGTGCAGGCGCCGCAATCCCCCTCGGCGCAGCCCTCCTTGGTTCCGACGTGCCGCTGCTGCAGTCTCAAGTAATCCAGAAGCGTGGTGCGGGGGTGAAATTCGGCAATGTCGACCGGCCGTCCATGCCGCCAAAAGCGGATCGCTTCTCGTCTCACGTTCATCCTCCGCCGGGGAAGCCCGGCTCGCCCATGGTGAGCCGGGTCGCGGGATGGGGCAAGACCCTTTCGGCGGGTCCCGGGCCGGAAGGGCCGTCCCGCCTGCGAACCGCCAGGCTCACCACGTCCCGGTGTTGGGCATGGAGGCCCAGGGCTCCTGCGGAGGCTTCGGCTCCCCGCGCTGGAGGAGCTCGATGGAGATGTTGTCGGGCGTCTTGACGAAGGCCATGTAGCCGTCGCGGGGCGGGCGGTTGATGGTGACGCCCGCCCCCATCAGCCTGCGGCAGGTCTCGTAGATGTCGTCCACCCGATAGGCGAGGTGGCCGAAATTGCGCCCGCCCGAGTACTCGTGCTCATCCCAGTTGTAGGTGAGCTCCAGCAGGGGGGCCTTCGTCTCCTTGGCCTTTTCGACGTCCCCCGGAGCCGCCAGGAAGACCAGGGTGTAGCGCCCCTTCTCGTTCTCGGTGCGGCGGACCTCGACGAGGCCGAACTTGTTGCAGAAGAAGTCGAGGGATTGCTCGAGGTTCGACACGCGAACCATCGTGTGCAGGTATTCCATGGTCGTCTCCTTATCATCGCGCATGAGTGATGGCGCATCCGGATATCGGATCAAGCCCGGCCTGTCGGGGCTGGGGGCGAATCCCATATCTTCAGGAGTCGTTTACCTTTCCCTGCCTTCCTCTGCACTGCCTTGCGGAGCCGAGCGCGGGCCCTAGATGGCAATGAAATTTCATGGCGGCAGGAGATCGCATGCGTCCCGAGGAGTCCCATATCGTCCGGCTGAAGGACTACCGGCCCAGCGACTTCCTCATCGACCGGGTGGAGCTCGACGTGCGGCTCGATCCGCGTGCCACCCGCGTCACGGCCACGTTGAGCCTTCGCCCCAATCCGAAGGGCCGTCCGGACGCGCCGCTCGTCCTCGACGGGGACGAACTCGTCCTCAAGGGCCTGAGCCTCGACGGCCGCGCCCTGCCCGCGGGGGAGTTCGAGGCAGGCCCGCAGGCGCTCACCATCAGCCAGCCGCCGCGGCAGCCCTTCACTCTCACGGTCGAGACCGAGATCGATCCCACCGCCAACACCAAGCTCATGGGGCTCTACCGCTCGGGCGGGAACTACTGTACGCAATGCGAGGCGGACGGCTTCCGCCGCATCACCTATTTCCTCGACCGGCCGGACGTGCTCTCCGTCTACACCACCCGCATCGAGGCCGACCGGGACGAGGCTCCCGTGCTGCTCGGGAACGGCAACCCCGTGGAGCGCGGGGCGGTCGCGGGCACGAACCGCCACTATGCCGTGTGGCACGACCCCTACCCCAAGCCGTCCTACCTCTTCGCGCTCGTCGGCGGAAGGCTCGGCCACGTGGGCAAGACCTTCGTCACCATGAGCGGACGCCCCGTGCGGTTGAAGGTGTACGTGGAGCCGGGCAAGGAGGATCGTGCGGGCTACGCGCTCGACGCGCTCGAGCGCTCCATGCGCTGGGACGAAAAGGTCTTCGGGAGGGAATACGACCTCGACGAGTTCAACATCGTCGCCGTGTCCGACTTCAACATGGGCGCGATGGAGAACAAGGGGCTCAACATCTTCAACGACAAATACGTGCTGGCGAGCCCCGAGACCGCGACCGACGCGGACTACGCCAACATCGAGGCGATCATCGCCCACGAGTACTTCCACAACTGGTCGGGCAACCGGGTCACCTGCCGCGACTGGTTCCAGCTCTGCCTCAAGGAGGGGCTGACCGTCTTCCGCGACCAGGAGTTCTCCTCCGACGAGCGCTCCCGCCCCGTGCACCGCATCGCCGAGGTGAAAACCCTGCGCGCGCGCCAGTTCCCGGAGGATGCGAGCCCCCTCGCCCATCCGGTCCGGCCGCAGCAGTACCGGGAGATCAACAACTTCTACACCGCGACGGTCTACGAGAAGGGCGCCGAGATCGTGCGCATGCTCAAGACGCTGATCGGCGACGAGGACTTCCGGCGCGGGATGGATCTCTACTTCGAGCGCTGCGACGGCACCGCGGCGACCGTCGAGGACTTCCTCGACGCCTTTGCGACGGTGACAGGCCGCGATCTCGGCCATTTCGCGCGCTGGTATGCGCAGGCCGGAACGCCGCGCGTCACGGTCGGCGGCACCTACGACGCTGCGGCGCAGACCTACCGACTCGACTTCGCGCAGTCGACGCCTCCCACGCCCGGCCAGCCGCAGAAGGAGCCCATGGCGATCCCGGTCCGCCTCGGCCTCGTGGCGCGCGACGGAACGGCGCTCCCGGCCCGGTCCGAGCGGGTGAGCCCGCAGGGCGTCTTCCTCTTCGACAAGGCGCAGGACAGCCTCGTCTTCACCGGCGTGACGTCGCCGC is a genomic window containing:
- the xdhB gene encoding xanthine dehydrogenase molybdopterin binding subunit; its protein translation is MIKMDGASPISSLREGEGQAEALRHVHRPLPHDSGFKHVQGLAQYIDDIREPDGTLHIAIGQSPKARGRLVALDLSAVRSEPGVVAVLTARDVPGKNDVSPAFGDDPLFAETEVSFHGQALFAVVATTREAARRAARRAVVEIEAETPSVTVEDALARGETVMPDYAFGRGDADAAIAQAPRRLEGCFRIGGQEHFYLEGQVALAVPGEDGDIHVYSSTQHPTEVQHVVARVLGLPDAYVTCETRRMGGGFGGKESQATQWAVTAALAARVTGRPCKLRLDRDDDFVLTGKRHDFRCDWRVGFDEEGRIAGYAVDLLARCGYSADLSGGVVDRAMFHADNAYWIPAARIASKRLKTNTVSNTAFRGFGGPQGMLAIEHVMDRIAWATGRDPLDVRYANFYAPGRNLTPYGMEVEETDILTNLVRRLEETSAYRARREEIAAFNASSPVMKRGIALTPVKFGISFTLTHLNQAGALVHVYQDGSVHLNHGGTEMGQGLYVKVAQVVAEEFGISMERVRITATTTAKVPNTSPTAASSGSDLNGMAARIAAGAIRRRMAAHAAELYGVSPEQVEFRDDRVFAGNESLTFTELAKKCVLARIPLSEAGHYKTPKITWNREKATGRPFFYFAYGAACAEVIVDTLTGENRLLRADILHDVGRSLNPAIDIGQIEGGFVQGMGWLTTEELVFDREGRLLTHAPSTYKIPVASDVPADFRVSLYPNANREATVYRSKAVGEPPLMLANSMFCALADAVHALDPSKPVPLDAPATPEAILRACEALRGRAMG
- the xdhA gene encoding xanthine dehydrogenase small subunit produces the protein MNVRREAIRFWRHGRPVDIAEFHPRTTLLDYLRLQQRHVGTKEGCAEGDCGACTVTLGRLRGGRVHYEPVNACILLLGQVDGAEVVTVEDLAAGGRLHPVQAAMAESHASQCGFCTPGIVMSLFALYHEGERPLTRENVNDALAGNLCRCTGYRPIVDAALRACDGAPADAFSAADADTAEALAAMADGRDVFVGDETRFFAAPATEDSLAALYARHPDATLVAGSTDVGLWVTKALADLDKVIWLGRVADLDRIEDGADLLSLGATVTHAEAHRSLARIDPDLGELVRRFGSAQIRASGTVGGNIANGSPIGDLAPALIALGATLELRGGGATRTLPLESFFIAYRRQDRAPGEYVRRVLVPKLGPGQAFRAFKVSKRFDEDISAVMGAFRFTLDGRRIAGARIAFGGMAGTPKRAAEAERALAGISLDDPGSWGEAMAALGRDYQPMTDHRASAAYRSTVARNLLFKALSEVASGATRATRIVGVREAMEAAE
- a CDS encoding VOC family protein, with protein sequence MEYLHTMVRVSNLEQSLDFFCNKFGLVEVRRTENEKGRYTLVFLAAPGDVEKAKETKAPLLELTYNWDEHEYSGGRNFGHLAYRVDDIYETCRRLMGAGVTINRPPRDGYMAFVKTPDNISIELLQRGEPKPPQEPWASMPNTGTW
- the pepN gene encoding aminopeptidase N → MRPEESHIVRLKDYRPSDFLIDRVELDVRLDPRATRVTATLSLRPNPKGRPDAPLVLDGDELVLKGLSLDGRALPAGEFEAGPQALTISQPPRQPFTLTVETEIDPTANTKLMGLYRSGGNYCTQCEADGFRRITYFLDRPDVLSVYTTRIEADRDEAPVLLGNGNPVERGAVAGTNRHYAVWHDPYPKPSYLFALVGGRLGHVGKTFVTMSGRPVRLKVYVEPGKEDRAGYALDALERSMRWDEKVFGREYDLDEFNIVAVSDFNMGAMENKGLNIFNDKYVLASPETATDADYANIEAIIAHEYFHNWSGNRVTCRDWFQLCLKEGLTVFRDQEFSSDERSRPVHRIAEVKTLRARQFPEDASPLAHPVRPQQYREINNFYTATVYEKGAEIVRMLKTLIGDEDFRRGMDLYFERCDGTAATVEDFLDAFATVTGRDLGHFARWYAQAGTPRVTVGGTYDAAAQTYRLDFAQSTPPTPGQPQKEPMAIPVRLGLVARDGTALPARSERVSPQGVFLFDKAQDSLVFTGVTSPPVPSLFRDFSAPVRTSLDLTDEDLLVLLRHDTDAFNRWQAGQTVAMRLLVALATGAAAPDGNFDALAQALRDFVIRDAERDPAFAALVLTLPGESDVAQEIGADVDPDAIHRARRELRRIVATVCRDALADIYDRFAETGPYSPDAASAGRRALRNVCLDLLAAADAGLGERMASAQFEAASNMTDRLAALGVLTTLPGAAREDALAAFGERYAGEPLVLDKWFTLQASIQEDGTLQRIRSLMEHPAFSIGNPNRVRSLVGSFAMLNPTQFNRPDGQGYDFVADVVLRVDPLNPQVAARLLTAFATWRIMEEGRRNRACEALRRIAENASLSRDVADIVHRSLEDAPRSATP